Proteins encoded in a region of the Globicephala melas chromosome 1, mGloMel1.2, whole genome shotgun sequence genome:
- the SF3B4 gene encoding splicing factor 3B subunit 4 — MAAGPISERNQDATVYVGGLDEKVSEPLLWELFLQAGPVVNTHMPKDRVTGQHQGYGFVEFLSEEDADYAIKIMNMIKLYGKPIRVNKASAHNKNLDVGANIFIGNLDPEIDEKLLYDTFSAFGVILQTPKIMRDPDTGNSKGYAFINFASFDASDAAIEAMNGQYLCNRPITVSYAFKKDSKGERHGSAAERLLAAQNPLSQADRPHQLFADAPPPPSAPNPVVSSLGSGLPPPGMPPPGSFPPPVPPPGALPPGIPPAMPPPPMPPGAGGHGPPSAGTPGAGHPGHGHSHPHPFPPGGMPHPGMSQMQLAHHGPHGLGHPHAGPPGSGGQPPPRPPPGMPHPGPPPMGMPPRGPPFGSPMGHPGPMPPHGMRGPPPLMPPHGYTGPPRPPPYGYQRGPLPPPRPTPRPPVPPRGPLRGPLPQ; from the exons ATGGCGGCCGGGCCGATCTCCGAGCGGAACCAGG ATGCCACTGTGTATGTGGGGGGCCTCGATGAGAAGGTTAGCGAACCACTGCTGTGGGAGCTATTTCTCCAGGCAGGGCCAGTAGTCAACACCCACATGCCAAAGGATAGAGTCACTGGTCAGCACCAAG GCTATGGCTTTGTGGAATTCTTGAGTGAGGAAGATGCTGACTATGCCATTAAGATCATGAACATGATCAAACTCTATGGGAAACCAATACGGGTGAACAAGGCATCAGCTCACAACAAAAACCTGGATGTGGGGGCCAACATTTTCATTGGGAACCTGGACCCAGAGATCGATGAGAAGTTGCTTTATGATACTTTTAGCGCCTTTGGGGTCATCTTACAAACCCCCAAGATTATGCGGGACCCTGACACAGGCAACTCCAAAGGTTATGCCTTTATTAATTTTGCTTCATTTGATGCTTCGGATGCAGCGATTGAGGCCATGAATGGGCAGTACCTCTGTAACCGCCCAATCACCGTGTCCTATGCTTTCAAGAAGGACTCCAAAGGTGAACGCCATGGCTCAGCCGCTGAACGACTTCTGGCAGCACAGAACCCACTCTCCCAGGCTGACCGCCCTCATCAACTGTTTGCAGATGCACCCCCTCCACCCTCTGCTCCGAATCCTGTGGTATCATCACTGGGGTCTGGGCTTCCTCCACCAg GCATGCCTCCTCCTGGCTCCTTCCCACCACCAGTACCGCCTCCTGGAGCCCTTCCACCTGGGATACCCCCAGCCATGCCCCCACCACCTATGCCTCCTGGAGCTGGAGGACATGGCCCCCCATCAGCAGGAACCCCAGGGGCTGGACATCCTGGACATGGACACTCACATCCTCACCCATTCCCACCGGGTGGGATGCCCCATCCAG GGATGTCTCAGATGCAGCTGGCCCACCATGGCCCTCATGGCTTAGGACACCCCCATGCTGGGCCCCCTGGCTCTGGGGGGCAGCCACCACCCCGACCACCACCTGGAATGCCTCATCCTGGACCTCCTCCAATGGGCATGCCCCCCCGAGGGCCTCCGTTCGGCTCTCCCATGG GTCACCCAGGTCCTATGCCTCCGCATGGCATGCGTGGACCTCCTCCACTGATGCCCCCTCATGGATACACTGGCCCTCCACGACCTCCACCCTATGGCTACCAGCgggggcccctccctccacccagacCCACTCCCCGGCCTCCAGTTCCCCCTCGAGGCCCACTTCGAGGCCCTCTCCCTCAGTGA